The Lysinibacillus timonensis nucleotide sequence GCAACGAATACAATGAATCAATTGCAGCAACAAATCGATACAATCAGTAACAACTTAGCAAACAGCAACACTCATGGATTTAAAGCGAAAGAAGTACAATTTTCAGAACTTCTTTATCAAGAGTTTGCAAACGATAAATTAGATACAACTCAACGCCAATCACCGACAGGTATTAGATATGGTGTTGGTGCGCAAATTGGTCAAATCCAAACAAACTATTCACAAGGTTCGATCCAACAAACTGATCGCGATTTAGACCTTGCATTTACAAAAGAAAAACAATACTTTAATATTTTAATGCCAGATGAAGCAGCAGGTACAAATCTTGTTTATTCAAGACAAGGTGATTTTTATGTTTCACCAATGGAAAATGGCGAAGTAATGTTAGTAAACGTAGATGGATATGCTGTAGCGGATTCTGAAGGGAACCCAATTCTGTTCGATGATAACTTTGAAAA carries:
- a CDS encoding flagellar hook-basal body protein → MLRTMITATNTMNQLQQQIDTISNNLANSNTHGFKAKEVQFSELLYQEFANDKLDTTQRQSPTGIRYGVGAQIGQIQTNYSQGSIQQTDRDLDLAFTKEKQYFNILMPDEAAGTNLVYSRQGDFYVSPMENGEVMLVNVDGYAVADSEGNPILFDDNFENFNLTNDGILSVNYPDGTTQAFELGITELQKPQVLQHVSGTYFDLPTNFAELGYDEAEVINDLQGAAREQIGIMNRALEQSNVNLSKEMTELITAQRSYQFQSRAITLADQMLGLINGIR